The sequence below is a genomic window from Streptosporangium lutulentum.
CCGGCGCCATCCCCAGGGACAGGAAGAGCTTGTCCTGCAGGCGCTGCAGGCCGTACAGGAAGAGGATGGAGATGACCGAGAAGGCCAGCACGCTGCGGGCGTAGACGCTCCAGCGCTGTTCGGAGTCGGGCTGGACGCCGAGCAGGCGGTAGACGAAGCGCTCGACGACGTTGTGCTTGGCGCCGGTGTAGACCCGGTACATGTAGTCGCCCAGGGGGCGGTGGGTCAGGCCCAGCACGACGATGAGGGATCCGATGAACAGGATCCCGGCGAATGTGGAACTCATCAGAAGCGCTCCGGGAAGAGCAGGGCCGCGATCACGAAGATCACCAGGCCGATGACCACCACCAGGCCGGCGGCGTTGACGGCGCTCACAGGCGCTCCACCGCCTTCACGACGAACCCGAAGATCACGAAGATCGCGATCGTCAGGACGACGAAGATGAGGTCGCCCATCTCACTCCTCTGAATCCGGAAATATTTCGCCACACCAGACGGGGGCGCGAATGCAAGCAAAGCGTGAGTTTTTTCTTATAAGGCGCTTCTTGACGGGTTCCATACGCGAGACCGCCAAGCTTTGACGCCATCACTACGCGGAGCCCGGGGATTCACGACGTCCCCGCTCCAGGGGCCAGAGGCGATCCCTCTCGTGAGGGCCTGAACCCTCTGGGGCCCAGAGTCCCGCGTCCTCCCCGTACGGGGGCCAGAGACGATCTCTACGCAGGGGCTCGGAGACCCGCGTTCATCCCTTACCCGGGAAGCCGGAGCCCCATCCCTGCGCAGAAGGACGGAGACGCGCGTCCGGGCAGGTCACGCCGCACGCAGGTGGTGGTCTCGGCTCTCCACGGTGCCCGCGGGGTCGACCACGACGCCGACACCGCCGAGGTCTTCGACCATCCCGCGAAGCGCGCGCCCACAGAGCCACGTCCATTCCTGGTCGCCGCCCAGTACCTTGGTCAGCCGGTCTCGCGAGGTGAACGCGACCGCCGTCCGATCGCCCGCCGGAGTCCGGAAGAGCCGAAGCCCCAGAACTCCGCCCGCCGAACGGACGGGCACCAATAACGGGGGGTCGTTGACGAGCGAGCTTTCCATGTGTTCCTCCTGCTTTCGCAGCCGGGCCGTATGTCCGGCGAAAGAACGTTATGGCGCTCCGAGACCAAAAACGGAAGGTCCACATGGGATCCTGACGCGCTTTCGCTCAACCCTGACAACCCTTTGACGTTCGACCACATATTGCGATCGCACGAATTCCGTACGGAGTCGAATGACCCGGCTTCGGCGAAACAGGGGCCGTCGAATTGTCGTGTGACTTTTTGAAATCGACTGTTCACATACAGTAAACGCCTGTCAAGAGGTCGTCAGAGTTGAGCGGGGGCGCGTCAGGATCCCGTCCGGACTCACTCCCTCCGGCCTTCGGCGTTTTAGCGTCCTTTGTGTCGGCCATCAGATCCGGCCGCGAAAGCAGGAGGAAAGCATGGGCATCTCACGCGAAAGCGGATCCTCGTCGCCGCCACCTGTCCGCTTGATACGCGAAATCCTGTCCCTCCGGCCTTTCATCCGGCCCGACTATCTCGGCCCGATCTACATGATCGCTTTTGTGTCCGCGGCAGTCATTCTGATCAAGGTGCTCACATGACCGTACTCATCGAAACCACCGGCGCCCCCTGGTCGGCGACCACGCGGGTCACCGGCACAGGGGATGTCACGATCGGCGGAGTGTCCCTCGCCGAGGTCGCCCGCCGGTTCGGCACCCCCACCTACGTGATCGACGAGACGGACGTGCGGCTGCGCTGCCGCGCCTACCGGTCCGCGCTTCCGGAGGCCGAGATCGCCTACGCCGCCAAGGCGTTCCTGTGCCGCGCGATGGCCGGCTGGATGCGGGCCGAGGGAATGAGCCTCGACGTCTGCTCGGGAGGCGAACTGGCGATGGCCAGATCCGTCGGGTTTCCCGCGCAGCGGATCATCATGCACGGCAACGCGAAAACCCCGGCCGAGCTGCGGAAGGCGGTGGACGAGGGCGTCGGCAGGATCGTGGTGGACAACATCAGCGAGATCAACCGGCTCGCCGCGCTCGCCCCGATCGACCGGCGTCAGAAGGTACTGGTCCGGGTGACGCCCGACATCGAGGCGGGCGCCCACCCCAAGATTCGCACAGGCGGCGAGGACCAGAAGTTCGGCCTGTCCATCATGAGCGGCGCCGCGGGAGAGGCCGTGTCACGGGTCCTGCGCCAGCCCCGGTTGCAGCTGGTGGGCCTGCACTGCCATCTGGGCTCTCAGATCGACAGCGTCGAGCCGTACGAGCTGGCGGCCAGAACCCTGGTCACCGAGCTGGCCAGGATCCGCGACACCCATCACGTGGTCCTGCCCGAGCTCGATCTGGGCGGCGGGCACGGCATCGCCTACCTGCCGGGGAGGGAGGGACTGAGCCCCGAGCGGTTCGCGGACTCGGTCCTCACCGCGATCAAGGAACGGGCCGCAGGATTCAGCCTGCCGGTGCCGCGGCTCATCGTGGAGCCGGGCCGGGCGATCGTCGGCACCGCCGGGACCACGCTCTACCGCGTCGTCGCGGTCAAGCACGGCGGCGCGCGGACGTTCGTCGCCGTCGACGGCGGGATGAGCGACAATCCCCGCCCGGCCCTGTACGGCGCGCGCTACGCCATCCAACTGGTCGGACGCGCCTCCCGCGAGGGATCGCGCCCGTTCACGATCGTCGGCCACCACTGCGAGACGGGCGACCTGATCGCGGAGGACGCCCAGCTCCCCGGCGACCTGCGCCCGGGCGACCTCATCGCGCTGGCGGCCACCGGGGCCTACCACCACTCGATGGCCTCGACCTACAACCTCATGGGCCGGCCCCCTGTCGTCGCCGTGCACAACAACCACGCGAGGCTGCTCGTCCGCCGGGAGGTCGACGAGGACCTGATGCGCCGTGACGTGGGCCTATAGGCATGAGGGTAAGGAACCGTTGTGATGTTCCGATCTTCCGAAGAAGCGACCGCGACGACCCGGCCTGCCGTGGGGACGGCGGCGACGGCCCGGCTCCAACCGGCCGGATTCTCACTCGCCGGCGGTTTCCTCGTCGTCGTCGCCGCGACCGTGACCGCCTCGCTGTCCTTCGCCCCGGCGGAGATCACCGCCCGTGTACTGATCATGGCGATCGCCGTGTGCGGTTATGCCGCCTGCGGGATCCGGGTCACGGTCTCGCTGGCGACAGCCGTCACGGCCTGGCTCTTCGGCACGGGCTTCCTGGTCAACGGCGCCGGGGAGCTCAGCTTCGGCGGGTCCGACCTGCTGCGTCTCGGCCTGCTCGTGGTCGCCGCCCTGGGCGGGAGCACGTACGCCGCGACGCGCCGGGCCGCCGGGCGGCGACTCCGCCGTTCATCCGAGATCGCGGCGACGGAGCCCGGCCGACCCGGCGACGGCGATCACGACCAGCATGATCAGCGGCGTCACGGTGAACTCGGCGGCCGGAAGCCCTGGCGTCTGCGCGAACGGCGAGATCTTCAGGACCGGCGGGCCGGCGTGCAGTAGCCTCACCGCGAACTCGAGACCGAGGGTGGTGGAGGCGATGATCGCGGTAGGGCGAGGCAGCGGACCGTACCTCAAATGGGCTGCTCAGGCAGTGTTCGCGGAGCCGGGTCGTCTCACATGATCAGCGACGGAGCGTCTCGCGTCATGACGGTGGGCCCGAGGGATTCCATGCCGCATTCCGGGCATCACCCACCTTGACCGTCCATTCATGAGCTGGAGAGGGAGGCGCCATGAACGCCCCTCAGACCGATCACACGACGGCTCTGCTGCGCCATTTCGCCGATCTGCGTGACGGCGTCCACGGTGACGCCGTCACGCGGCAGGACAAGGAACGGCTCTTCGCCGCGGCCGTCACGCTGCTCGACCCGTACGCCAGGCAGGCACTGGAAGAGATCAACACCGCCCTGCTCCTCGGAACCGGGGAGGTGACCGCCGGCGGCGTCCAGCGGATGGCCGACGGCGGAGTCGAGGCCGTCTGGTCCCTGTCGTGGCGTGAACAACGGACGGCGGAGATCAGCCCGGTCGTCATCCGGGCCTTCTACGGGAGCAGGTTCCATCACCCGCACCTCCAGGGCGCCACGGTCGGCGAATGGCCGCTCAACGTCTTCGACGAGGAGCAGGCGGCGGCCGAACTGTGCACCCTGCGCGCCATCACCGCCGCCGACCTTCACAACCTGGTCTTCCAGCGCGACTACCGGATCATCCCCGCCACCACCGCGATCTCCCGGTAACCCGACGAGAGATCCTCCGCAGCCCGGCCCGCGGCCGGCGGCCGGCGCGTTGAGGTCCCGTTTCACGCGCGATGCCACACCCCACGTCCAGCGTGTATCCGGTGGAGTGAACCTAGCGGGTGACCACGTCAGTGGGCGTGACAGAGCTCTTGCCGCGGGGTCCGGCCGGTTCGATGGGTGGAAAAGGCGCAGGGCCGTCAGACCGGTTGGTCTGACGGCCCTGGTCGGCCGGTTCACACTCAGGCCTTGTTGAAGGTGTTCTTGGCCCACAGGTAGGACAGGGCGGCGATGACGGCGCACCAGGCGATGGCGATGGCGGCGCTGTTGCCGATCGGGGTGCCCAGCAGCAGACCGCGGATGGTTTCCATGATCGGGGT
It includes:
- a CDS encoding potassium-transporting ATPase subunit F, with amino-acid sequence MSAVNAAGLVVVIGLVIFVIAALLFPERF
- a CDS encoding SAV_915 family protein, coding for MESSLVNDPPLLVPVRSAGGVLGLRLFRTPAGDRTAVAFTSRDRLTKVLGGDQEWTWLCGRALRGMVEDLGGVGVVVDPAGTVESRDHHLRAA
- the lysA gene encoding diaminopimelate decarboxylase, producing MTVLIETTGAPWSATTRVTGTGDVTIGGVSLAEVARRFGTPTYVIDETDVRLRCRAYRSALPEAEIAYAAKAFLCRAMAGWMRAEGMSLDVCSGGELAMARSVGFPAQRIIMHGNAKTPAELRKAVDEGVGRIVVDNISEINRLAALAPIDRRQKVLVRVTPDIEAGAHPKIRTGGEDQKFGLSIMSGAAGEAVSRVLRQPRLQLVGLHCHLGSQIDSVEPYELAARTLVTELARIRDTHHVVLPELDLGGGHGIAYLPGREGLSPERFADSVLTAIKERAAGFSLPVPRLIVEPGRAIVGTAGTTLYRVVAVKHGGARTFVAVDGGMSDNPRPALYGARYAIQLVGRASREGSRPFTIVGHHCETGDLIAEDAQLPGDLRPGDLIALAATGAYHHSMASTYNLMGRPPVVAVHNNHARLLVRREVDEDLMRRDVGL